The following proteins are co-located in the Gordonia polyisoprenivorans genome:
- a CDS encoding biotin--[acetyl-CoA-carboxylase] ligase has product MVMNTPATSPVHGLQSAIDARTTDLADTIWRRVEVVDSTGSTNADLAARAGESDLVGTVRITTDQTAGRGRRARTWSAPAGAQLAISAVVPVGAHTEQLGWLSLATGIATATAIERHSGQRPVLKWPNDVLIDDRKIAGILAEYVTSSDGGVVVVGTGLNTNLTSDDLPVPTATSLRIETCRELGVDDLAGLAIEYLRALDEQGWPDRLDAIAETYRQRCDTLGRRVRLLLPGDTEIVGQAVDVDDNGRIVIERDGGERFTAAAGDVVHLRPVTD; this is encoded by the coding sequence GTGGTCATGAACACTCCAGCGACGTCTCCCGTGCACGGTCTGCAGTCGGCCATCGACGCCCGGACCACCGATCTCGCCGACACCATCTGGCGACGGGTCGAGGTGGTCGACTCGACCGGTTCGACCAACGCCGACCTCGCCGCGCGCGCCGGCGAGTCCGATCTCGTGGGCACGGTGCGCATCACCACCGACCAGACCGCAGGGCGCGGGCGTCGGGCGCGGACCTGGTCGGCGCCCGCCGGTGCTCAGCTCGCCATCTCGGCGGTGGTGCCGGTGGGTGCGCACACCGAACAGTTGGGCTGGCTGTCGCTCGCGACCGGGATCGCAACCGCGACCGCGATCGAGCGGCACAGCGGGCAGCGGCCGGTGCTCAAGTGGCCCAACGACGTACTGATCGACGATCGCAAGATCGCGGGCATCCTCGCCGAATACGTGACCTCCTCCGACGGTGGGGTCGTCGTCGTGGGCACCGGACTCAACACCAACCTGACCTCCGATGACCTGCCCGTTCCGACGGCGACCAGCCTGCGGATCGAAACCTGCCGTGAACTCGGCGTCGACGACCTGGCCGGTCTGGCCATCGAGTATCTGCGCGCGCTGGACGAGCAGGGGTGGCCCGACCGACTCGATGCGATCGCCGAGACCTACCGGCAGCGCTGCGACACCTTGGGGCGCCGCGTGCGGCTACTGCTACCCGGCGACACCGAGATCGTCGGGCAGGCCGTCGACGTCGACGACAACGGGCGCATCGTCATCGAACGCGACGGGGGAGAACGCTTCACCGCGGCGGCGGGTGACGTGGTGCACCTTCGTCCCGTCACGGACTGA
- a CDS encoding PH domain-containing protein, protein MAYPRENLAPGERIVLHRHPHWKCLLGPFLLFILATAIAGLLAGLVNASSLTGTGALIAYVAVAVLWAAATIWFFLRPLISWKTTHFVLTDRRVIFRHGILTRSGIDIPIRRINTVEFRHGPIDRLLRTGTLLIESASDEPLAFDDIPQVERVHALLYHEVLEVTDDPDPDDERFDDDTRMGGADVGATHGTDAGHGRWGRRR, encoded by the coding sequence ATGGCATATCCGCGGGAGAACCTCGCACCCGGCGAGCGGATCGTCCTGCACCGACATCCGCACTGGAAGTGTCTGCTCGGTCCGTTCCTGTTGTTCATCCTCGCGACCGCGATCGCCGGCCTGCTCGCCGGGCTGGTGAACGCGTCGTCGTTAACCGGGACCGGGGCCCTGATCGCCTACGTCGCCGTGGCGGTGCTGTGGGCGGCCGCGACGATCTGGTTCTTCCTGCGGCCCTTGATCTCCTGGAAGACCACCCATTTCGTGCTGACCGACCGCCGGGTGATCTTCCGGCACGGCATCCTCACGCGATCGGGGATCGACATCCCGATCCGGCGCATCAACACCGTCGAGTTCCGGCACGGGCCGATCGATCGGTTGCTGCGTACCGGGACGTTGCTCATCGAATCGGCCTCCGACGAGCCGTTGGCGTTCGACGACATCCCCCAGGTCGAGCGGGTGCACGCGCTGCTCTACCACGAGGTGCTCGAGGTGACCGACGATCCGGATCCCGACGACGAGCGCTTCGATGACGACACTCGGATGGGCGGCGCCGATGTGGGCGCGACCCACGGCACCGACGCCGGACACGGCAGATGGGGGAGACGCCGATGA
- a CDS encoding response regulator transcription factor, producing MTDVLLAEDDAAIAEPLARALAREGYGCEVVGTGTQALERVADGRFELLILDLGLPEIDGLEVCRRVRVEQPELAVLMLTARTDEVDFVVGLDAGADDYVGKPFRLAELLARVRALLRRSQTPDDVVLEGGDLRLDARARRATLNGTDLVLANREFDLLRFLMERAGQVVGRDEILTEVWGSADLRSSKTLDMHISWLRRKIGDDRHDRPRHIVTVRGVGFRFDP from the coding sequence ATGACCGACGTGTTGTTGGCCGAGGACGATGCGGCCATCGCCGAACCGCTGGCTCGCGCGCTGGCCCGCGAGGGATACGGCTGCGAGGTCGTGGGCACCGGGACGCAGGCCCTCGAGCGGGTTGCCGACGGCCGGTTCGAACTGCTCATCCTCGATCTCGGGCTGCCCGAGATCGACGGGCTCGAGGTGTGTCGGCGGGTGCGGGTCGAACAGCCCGAACTCGCGGTGCTGATGCTGACCGCCCGCACCGACGAGGTGGACTTCGTGGTGGGGCTCGACGCCGGCGCCGACGACTACGTCGGTAAACCCTTCCGGCTCGCCGAGTTGCTCGCGCGTGTGCGAGCGCTGTTGCGCCGCAGCCAGACTCCCGATGACGTCGTCCTCGAGGGTGGCGATCTCCGGTTGGATGCCCGGGCGCGTCGGGCGACGCTCAACGGCACCGACCTGGTGTTGGCGAACCGCGAATTCGATCTGCTGCGGTTCCTGATGGAACGCGCCGGGCAGGTCGTCGGCCGCGACGAGATCCTCACGGAGGTGTGGGGTTCGGCGGATCTGCGGTCGTCGAAGACCCTCGACATGCACATCTCCTGGTTGCGTCGCAAGATCGGCGACGACCGGCACGACCGCCCGCGCCACATCGTCACCGTGCGGGGCGTCGGTTTCCGCTTCGATCCGTAA
- a CDS encoding sensor histidine kinase, whose translation MRRRILYTMIAMLLAVGAALGIPLSVIAWWWVADSAHQTLDSRLKSISDQLIRTDDGRDATLDPALLDSPPLRSLIPDQGRLILTYVATDGHSATRAVGAEIDGATISDSIGLGDAGSLILEIPRNDVRGDQLAAVGIVTIVVASSLAAGTVVAAVTAGRIADPVIDLAHRATAMARGDFRSEWRTYGIVELDRVSRALGDANTEIALRLEREGEIVGDVSHQLRSRLTAIQLRLDELSLHDDPAVVGEAEAALDQVERLSGELDEMVAASRDDPAPMQSIDVTELLTRLVGDFENAFVAQGREVTVAFSGPVCALSAQPGRLREAVSVLVDNALQHGAGRCRIDVGELAGDMVRITVADEGKGVADDIAQSIFRRGFSAGSGTGPAGTGVGLSLARALVEADGGRLELAHRRPPVFSIVVPSAAQGSETTDESGSGTHLRHDRVPHR comes from the coding sequence ATGCGCCGTCGCATCCTGTACACGATGATCGCCATGTTGTTGGCGGTCGGTGCCGCACTGGGCATTCCGCTGTCGGTGATCGCGTGGTGGTGGGTTGCCGACAGTGCCCACCAGACCCTCGACAGCCGGCTCAAGTCGATCTCGGACCAACTCATCCGGACCGACGACGGGCGCGATGCGACGCTCGATCCGGCACTACTGGATTCGCCGCCGCTGCGATCGCTGATCCCCGATCAGGGCCGTCTGATCCTGACCTATGTGGCCACCGACGGGCATTCGGCCACCCGTGCCGTGGGCGCCGAGATCGACGGCGCGACGATCTCGGATTCCATCGGCCTCGGTGATGCCGGCTCGCTGATCCTGGAGATCCCCCGCAACGACGTCCGCGGCGATCAGCTCGCCGCGGTCGGCATTGTCACGATCGTAGTGGCCTCGTCGCTGGCCGCGGGTACCGTCGTCGCGGCGGTCACCGCGGGACGCATCGCCGACCCGGTCATCGATCTCGCCCATCGGGCCACCGCGATGGCGCGCGGCGACTTCCGCTCGGAGTGGCGAACATACGGGATCGTCGAACTCGACCGGGTCTCGCGCGCCCTCGGCGACGCGAACACCGAGATCGCGTTACGTCTCGAACGTGAGGGCGAGATCGTCGGCGACGTGTCACATCAGCTGCGCAGCCGGCTTACCGCGATCCAATTGCGTCTCGACGAACTGTCGTTGCACGACGATCCGGCGGTCGTCGGGGAGGCCGAGGCCGCCCTCGATCAGGTCGAGCGGCTCTCCGGCGAACTCGACGAGATGGTCGCGGCGTCGCGTGACGACCCGGCGCCGATGCAGTCGATCGATGTCACCGAGTTGTTGACGCGGCTCGTCGGCGACTTCGAGAACGCCTTCGTCGCCCAGGGCCGGGAGGTGACCGTTGCCTTCAGCGGGCCGGTGTGTGCGTTGAGCGCGCAGCCCGGGCGGCTGCGCGAGGCCGTCAGCGTCCTGGTCGACAACGCCCTGCAGCACGGCGCCGGTCGGTGCCGGATCGACGTCGGCGAGCTCGCCGGCGACATGGTGCGCATCACCGTCGCCGACGAGGGCAAGGGTGTCGCCGACGACATCGCCCAATCGATCTTCCGACGCGGCTTCTCCGCGGGCAGTGGCACCGGACCGGCGGGAACGGGCGTCGGGCTCTCTCTGGCCCGGGCATTGGTCGAGGCCGACGGCGGACGCCTCGAACTCGCGCATCGGCGTCCGCCGGTGTTCTCGATCGTGGTGCCCTCGGCGGCGCAGGGGTCGGAGACCACCGACGAATCCGGATCAGGCACTCACCTCAGGCATGACCGAGTTCCTCATCGTTGA
- a CDS encoding GtrA family protein: MPFIDDVVARLPEPVRHQLMRHHELIKFALVGGTTFVFDAAIFYTLTLTVLETKPVIAKIISGVLATILSYILNREWAFKNRGGRERAHEAFLFFVISGIGVVLQAAPLWVANNLFDIRANLSTTELVVVDFILGFLIGNVLQMAFRFWALRRFAFPEENLRGGDAGSTDLHPNADELNDEELGHA; this comes from the coding sequence GTGCCGTTCATCGATGACGTGGTGGCCCGCCTGCCCGAGCCGGTCCGGCACCAGCTCATGCGGCACCACGAACTCATCAAGTTCGCACTCGTCGGTGGCACGACCTTCGTGTTCGACGCGGCCATCTTCTACACCCTGACGCTCACCGTCCTCGAGACCAAGCCCGTCATCGCCAAGATCATCTCGGGTGTGCTCGCCACCATCCTCAGCTACATCCTCAACCGTGAGTGGGCGTTCAAGAATCGCGGCGGGCGGGAGCGCGCGCACGAGGCCTTCCTGTTCTTCGTCATCAGCGGCATCGGCGTCGTCCTGCAGGCCGCGCCGCTGTGGGTGGCCAACAACCTCTTCGACATCCGGGCCAATCTGTCGACCACCGAACTCGTCGTGGTCGACTTCATCCTCGGCTTCCTCATCGGCAACGTGCTGCAGATGGCGTTCCGCTTCTGGGCGCTACGACGATTCGCCTTCCCCGAGGAGAACCTCCGCGGCGGCGACGCCGGCTCCACCGACCTGCATCCCAACGCCGACGAACTCAACGATGAGGAACTCGGTCATGCCTGA
- a CDS encoding 5-(carboxyamino)imidazole ribonucleotide synthase yields MERVSSSDGGAADDPGAPTTPPAPDSARVGGRFAGMPTVTMIGGGQLARMTHQAAIALGQCLRVLAAGPDDPAAQVSADVVLGSHDDLDDLRRAAAGAVALTFDHEGVPLAHLQALEADGVSVLPPSKALHFAQDKQAMRVRLSELGLPVPDFADLAGDLGLARGRLIDFGDRHDWSIVLKAVRGGYDGRGVWILDDRDAALAVFDEQFDAGVDLIAEQKVAMRRELSAMIARSPFGQGAAWPVVETIQRKGQCAVVLAPAPDLDADLAAAAQEMALRLARELGVVGVMAMELFETAEGTLLVNELAMRPHNSGHWTMDGAVTSQFEQHLRAVCDYPLGDTAPSAPLTVMANILGAPDAPTMSMDERLHHLMARMPDAKVHLYGKGERPDRKIGHVNIVGARDDDLATVRERAERAAHWMSHAVWTDGWEGH; encoded by the coding sequence ATGGAGCGCGTGAGCTCATCCGACGGTGGCGCTGCCGACGATCCCGGCGCGCCGACGACCCCTCCCGCTCCTGATTCCGCGCGTGTCGGCGGCCGCTTCGCCGGTATGCCGACGGTGACCATGATCGGAGGTGGTCAGCTGGCCCGGATGACCCATCAGGCGGCGATCGCGCTCGGTCAGTGCCTGCGTGTCCTGGCCGCCGGTCCCGACGATCCGGCCGCGCAGGTCAGTGCCGATGTGGTGTTGGGTTCGCATGACGACCTCGATGATCTGCGCCGCGCCGCCGCGGGTGCGGTGGCATTGACCTTCGACCACGAGGGCGTGCCGCTGGCCCACCTGCAGGCATTGGAGGCCGACGGGGTGTCGGTGTTGCCGCCGTCGAAGGCCCTGCACTTCGCGCAGGACAAGCAGGCGATGCGCGTCCGGCTGTCGGAACTGGGTCTGCCGGTGCCCGACTTCGCGGATCTGGCCGGCGATCTCGGGTTGGCGCGCGGGCGCCTCATCGACTTCGGTGACCGGCATGACTGGTCGATCGTGCTCAAGGCGGTCCGTGGCGGATACGACGGTCGCGGGGTGTGGATTCTCGACGACCGCGACGCCGCGCTGGCGGTCTTCGACGAGCAGTTCGACGCCGGGGTGGATCTGATCGCCGAGCAGAAGGTGGCCATGCGCCGCGAGTTGTCGGCGATGATCGCCCGATCGCCGTTCGGCCAGGGTGCTGCGTGGCCGGTGGTGGAGACCATCCAGCGCAAGGGGCAGTGCGCGGTGGTGCTCGCGCCCGCTCCCGATCTCGACGCCGATCTCGCCGCGGCGGCGCAGGAGATGGCGCTGCGGCTGGCCCGCGAACTCGGCGTGGTCGGGGTGATGGCGATGGAGTTGTTCGAGACCGCCGAGGGCACGCTGCTGGTCAACGAACTCGCGATGCGCCCGCACAACAGCGGCCACTGGACCATGGACGGGGCGGTCACCTCGCAGTTCGAGCAACATCTGCGCGCGGTGTGTGACTATCCGCTCGGCGACACCGCCCCGAGCGCGCCGTTGACCGTGATGGCCAACATTCTCGGGGCACCGGATGCGCCGACGATGTCGATGGACGAGCGACTCCATCACCTGATGGCGCGGATGCCCGACGCCAAGGTGCACCTGTACGGCAAGGGGGAGCGGCCGGACCGCAAGATCGGGCATGTGAATATCGTCGGGGCACGCGACGACGACCTCGCGACGGTTCGGGAGCGTGCCGAGCGGGCGGCGCACTGGATGTCGCACGCGGTGTGGACCGACGGATGGGAAGGGCACTGA
- the purE gene encoding 5-(carboxyamino)imidazole ribonucleotide mutase, with translation MSEQTESGAQADDTRADDTRADVHRARVGLIMGSDSDWPTMQLAAEALAEFDVPFEVGVVSAHRTPQRMLDYATGAADAGIEVIIAGAGGAAHLPGMVAAATPLPVIGVPVPLRHLDGLDSLLSIVQMPAGVPVATVSIGGARNAGLLAVRILGAADAALRARMSAFQSGLEQMVLDKDAALRQKLLGD, from the coding sequence ATGAGCGAGCAGACCGAGAGCGGGGCGCAGGCCGACGACACCCGGGCCGACGACACCCGGGCGGATGTGCACCGCGCCCGGGTCGGCCTGATCATGGGCAGCGACTCCGATTGGCCCACAATGCAACTCGCGGCCGAGGCGCTCGCCGAGTTCGATGTGCCGTTCGAGGTGGGTGTGGTCTCGGCACATCGCACCCCGCAGCGGATGCTCGACTACGCGACCGGTGCCGCCGACGCCGGCATCGAGGTGATCATCGCCGGTGCCGGTGGTGCCGCGCACCTGCCGGGGATGGTCGCCGCGGCGACCCCGCTGCCGGTGATCGGCGTGCCGGTGCCGCTGCGTCATCTCGACGGTCTCGATTCGTTGCTGTCGATCGTGCAGATGCCGGCCGGCGTTCCGGTGGCGACGGTCTCGATCGGCGGCGCCCGCAATGCGGGGCTGCTCGCGGTCCGCATCCTCGGGGCCGCCGATGCCGCACTGCGAGCACGGATGTCGGCGTTCCAGTCCGGTCTCGAACAGATGGTCCTCGACAAGGACGCGGCCCTGCGTCAGAAGCTGCTGGGCGACTGA
- a CDS encoding dienelactone hydrolase family protein: MTDDSLDDFSAADETYLGTTRRVYRKGTGPAVIIIAEIPGISPEVADFARRVVDIGATAVMPSVYGVDGRDPSPAARGTVRAAAEMVGTIAKACISREFSVLATGKTSPIVDWLRALAADEHRRCGGVGVGAIGMCFTGGFALGMATDERLLAPVLAQPSLPFAITPHRARSIDVSDADLATVATRCAAGLQVMGVRFEGDRMSPPSRFENLRRLLGDAFISIELPDSAANPESPMPTPHAALTVDLVDEPGELTRDALDQVLDFLTRRLQLERGPESPG, translated from the coding sequence ATGACCGACGATTCGCTCGACGACTTCTCGGCAGCCGACGAGACCTACCTCGGCACGACGCGGCGGGTGTACCGCAAGGGCACCGGTCCGGCGGTGATCATCATCGCCGAGATCCCGGGCATCTCCCCGGAGGTGGCCGATTTCGCGCGGCGCGTCGTCGACATCGGTGCGACCGCGGTGATGCCGTCGGTCTACGGCGTCGACGGTCGGGATCCCTCCCCGGCCGCGCGCGGAACCGTCAGGGCCGCAGCGGAAATGGTCGGGACAATCGCCAAGGCGTGTATCTCCCGAGAGTTCTCGGTCCTCGCGACCGGCAAGACCTCGCCCATCGTCGACTGGTTGCGCGCGCTCGCCGCCGACGAGCACCGGCGCTGCGGCGGCGTCGGGGTCGGGGCGATCGGGATGTGTTTCACCGGCGGCTTCGCCCTCGGCATGGCCACCGACGAGCGACTGCTCGCCCCGGTGCTGGCCCAACCGTCGCTGCCGTTCGCGATCACGCCACACCGGGCTCGATCGATCGACGTCTCCGACGCCGACCTCGCCACCGTCGCCACCCGCTGTGCGGCCGGACTACAGGTGATGGGGGTACGTTTCGAGGGCGACCGGATGTCCCCACCGTCGCGATTCGAGAACCTGCGACGCCTACTCGGCGACGCATTCATCTCGATCGAGTTGCCCGACTCGGCGGCCAATCCGGAGTCGCCGATGCCGACGCCGCACGCGGCACTCACCGTCGATCTCGTCGACGAACCGGGAGAACTCACCCGCGACGCCCTCGATCAGGTTCTCGACTTCCTCACGCGCCGACTGCAACTCGAGCGCGGCCCGGAGTCACCGGGCTGA
- a CDS encoding nitroreductase family deazaflavin-dependent oxidoreductase — translation MQLPATLARINKRVTNPIQRRWAPHLAPWAMVEHTGRHSGRRYATPVLAWARDDTLAVVLAYGRDTDWVRNVLAAGGCNITRRGKHFHLVRPRIIPADSPDVVRGARPFASAFSWVLIGTLEPA, via the coding sequence ATGCAGCTGCCCGCCACCCTGGCCCGTATCAACAAACGCGTCACCAACCCCATCCAACGCCGATGGGCACCGCACCTCGCGCCATGGGCGATGGTTGAGCACACGGGACGACACTCCGGTCGCCGCTACGCCACCCCGGTGCTGGCCTGGGCCCGCGACGACACCCTCGCCGTCGTGCTGGCCTACGGTCGCGACACCGACTGGGTGCGTAACGTCCTCGCCGCCGGTGGCTGCAACATCACCCGGCGCGGCAAGCACTTCCATCTGGTGCGGCCCCGGATCATCCCGGCCGACTCCCCCGACGTCGTGCGCGGTGCGCGTCCGTTCGCCTCGGCGTTCTCCTGGGTCCTCATCGGCACCCTGGAGCCGGCATGA
- a CDS encoding TIGR03089 family protein, which yields MTATTITAAVFEGIDDHSRPALTFYDDATGERTELSWATLGNWAAKTANLLVDEVLLEPGDPVIVDLPEHWQTAGILLGCWWAGARVHTRAEADQFGDATVGFTDRDHVDAHPDVEDLIVAPLDPFAMPVPGLPPGVSDYGTRVRIHGDQFTGPAHAGDALDGRTTSEVLDAAHAAAAGAGAGIRPGGRVLSTLEWASATGIVDHFLAPLSVGAGLVWVANPDGDQSARAATERAEVVLT from the coding sequence ATGACCGCCACCACCATCACCGCCGCCGTCTTCGAGGGCATCGACGACCACTCGCGTCCCGCGCTGACCTTCTACGACGACGCCACCGGCGAGCGCACCGAGCTCAGCTGGGCGACCCTGGGTAACTGGGCGGCCAAGACCGCCAACCTCCTCGTCGACGAAGTGCTGCTCGAGCCCGGCGATCCCGTCATCGTCGACCTTCCCGAACACTGGCAGACCGCGGGCATCCTGCTCGGCTGCTGGTGGGCCGGCGCCCGGGTGCACACCCGCGCCGAGGCAGACCAGTTCGGCGATGCCACGGTCGGATTCACCGATCGAGACCACGTCGATGCTCATCCCGATGTCGAAGACCTGATCGTCGCACCGCTCGACCCGTTCGCCATGCCGGTGCCCGGCCTGCCGCCCGGCGTCTCCGACTACGGCACCCGGGTACGCATCCACGGCGATCAGTTCACCGGACCGGCCCATGCCGGTGATGCCCTGGACGGCCGCACCACCTCCGAGGTGCTCGACGCCGCGCACGCGGCCGCCGCCGGCGCCGGCGCCGGGATCAGGCCCGGCGGCCGGGTGCTCTCCACTCTCGAATGGGCAAGCGCCACCGGCATTGTCGACCATTTCCTGGCGCCACTGTCGGTGGGTGCCGGATTGGTGTGGGTGGCCAATCCGGACGGCGACCAGTCCGCGCGCGCAGCCACCGAACGGGCCGAGGTCGTGCTGACCTGA
- a CDS encoding LCP family protein, whose protein sequence is MDSRPDGARRRPAGHTRGDEVRARRPRTDESAPERPRSPRGEHSDRAPRADGTRRRRPADPDRARGAQQRSSGEIHTRANDSIDSDHREPTERPRRRRPPGQRPAQGRSAPTPNAQAAKPNAQRATGAAAPGNPAPEKPVRRKPRPTGADRPAPKPSARTTTAAAPDALVEPQTPGPPPAPPRGGGVLSGWRGGRAAARGLIAVLSVIVLVCTGYAWSSINNLESDITRLGGLALGGADDGATDILLVGTDSRTDAKGNPLSAQELRWLRSGDDISTNTDTILLIRVPNDGSSATAISIPRDSYVEVPGIGMSKINAAYGTTREGVRRKAVEAGQSEAQAEREGTQAGREALIDTVANLTGVHVDHYAEVGLLGFVLLTNAVGGVDVCLKNPVNEPFSGAHFPAGRQTLNGPQALSFVRQRHDLPRGDLDRITRQQAYMASLTQKILSAGTLTDPTKLNQLQAAVSRSVVIDDDWDVLTFAEQLKDLSGGRVKFATIPIVDDHGWSDDGQQSVVTVDPAKVRAYTSSLLDPSRNTGRPEYTVDVNNAGTVDGLAKNVAGILTAKGYQAGKLLSDPGNERDSVVLAKTADDPGARLLAKDLGGLNVAADPTLGDHELRAVLTNTYSGPGSVSDIGGGSTGGDSGGAGGGTATPAPSSAITAGTDGPMCVN, encoded by the coding sequence GTGGACTCCCGCCCCGATGGTGCGCGTAGGCGACCGGCCGGTCACACGCGTGGCGACGAGGTCCGCGCGCGCCGCCCCCGGACCGACGAGTCGGCGCCCGAACGCCCCCGTTCCCCGAGGGGCGAGCACTCCGACCGCGCACCGCGAGCCGACGGGACGCGGCGACGGCGCCCGGCCGACCCGGATCGCGCACGAGGTGCCCAGCAACGGTCGTCCGGCGAGATCCACACGCGCGCAAACGATTCGATCGACAGCGACCACCGCGAGCCCACCGAACGGCCGCGTCGTCGGCGTCCGCCGGGACAGCGCCCGGCACAGGGCCGGTCGGCGCCGACACCGAATGCGCAGGCGGCGAAGCCGAACGCGCAGCGGGCGACCGGCGCTGCGGCCCCCGGGAACCCCGCACCCGAGAAACCGGTCCGACGCAAGCCCCGCCCGACCGGTGCCGACCGACCCGCTCCCAAGCCGTCCGCCAGGACGACCACCGCTGCCGCACCCGACGCGTTGGTCGAACCGCAGACACCCGGGCCTCCCCCAGCGCCGCCCCGCGGGGGCGGAGTGCTGTCGGGCTGGCGCGGTGGACGCGCGGCGGCTCGCGGGCTGATCGCAGTGCTCTCCGTCATCGTGCTGGTGTGCACCGGGTACGCCTGGAGCAGCATCAACAACCTCGAGTCCGACATCACCAGACTCGGCGGCCTGGCACTCGGCGGGGCCGACGACGGCGCCACCGACATCCTGCTGGTCGGTACCGACTCGCGCACCGACGCCAAGGGCAACCCGCTCTCGGCCCAGGAATTACGGTGGCTGCGCTCGGGCGATGACATCTCCACCAACACCGACACCATCCTGCTGATCCGCGTTCCCAACGACGGGTCGTCGGCCACGGCGATCTCGATTCCCCGCGACTCCTATGTCGAGGTCCCGGGAATCGGGATGAGCAAGATCAACGCGGCCTACGGCACCACCCGAGAAGGCGTGCGGCGCAAGGCCGTCGAGGCCGGGCAGAGCGAGGCACAGGCCGAGCGGGAGGGCACTCAGGCCGGCCGTGAGGCACTGATCGACACCGTCGCCAACCTCACCGGCGTCCACGTCGATCACTACGCGGAGGTCGGCCTGCTCGGCTTCGTGCTGCTCACCAACGCCGTCGGCGGCGTGGACGTGTGTCTCAAGAACCCGGTGAACGAACCGTTCTCCGGTGCCCACTTCCCCGCCGGACGCCAAACCCTCAACGGCCCACAAGCATTGAGCTTCGTCCGGCAGCGCCACGACCTCCCGCGCGGCGACCTCGACCGGATCACCCGTCAGCAGGCGTACATGGCCTCCCTGACCCAGAAGATCCTGTCGGCAGGTACCCTGACCGACCCGACCAAGCTCAACCAGTTGCAGGCCGCGGTGTCGCGGTCGGTGGTCATCGACGACGACTGGGACGTCCTGACCTTCGCCGAGCAACTCAAGGATCTCAGCGGCGGTCGGGTCAAATTTGCGACGATCCCCATCGTCGACGACCACGGGTGGAGCGACGACGGGCAGCAGAGCGTCGTCACCGTCGACCCGGCAAAGGTCCGGGCCTACACCAGTTCCCTGCTCGATCCCTCCCGCAACACCGGACGCCCCGAGTACACCGTCGACGTCAACAACGCCGGCACGGTGGACGGACTGGCCAAGAACGTCGCGGGCATCCTGACCGCCAAGGGCTATCAGGCGGGCAAACTCCTCAGCGATCCGGGCAACGAGCGCGATTCGGTGGTCCTCGCGAAGACCGCCGACGATCCCGGTGCCCGCCTGCTCGCCAAGGATCTCGGCGGACTGAACGTCGCCGCCGATCCGACCCTCGGGGACCACGAGTTGCGGGCCGTGCTCACCAACACCTACAGCGGTCCCGGCTCGGTGTCGGACATCGGCGGCGGCTCGACGGGTGGCGACTCCGGCGGTGCCGGCGGCGGCACCGCGACCCCGGCGCCGAGTTCGGCGATCACCGCGGGCACCGACGGCCCGATGTGCGTCAACTGA